CGATTGGCTTCCACCTTCTTGAGCGACAGGTTGGTATCTTTGCCGGGTGACGATCCCACCAGCAAGGTGAAGCGCAATGCATCGGTCCCTAATTCATCCATCACTTCCAGGGGATCGATCACATTATCCTTGGTCTTGCTCATTTTCTGTCCGTTTTCATCCCGGATCAGACCATGCAGGTAAACCGTGTGGAATGGTGCTTCGTCAGTGAATTCCAGGCCGTCCATAATCATCCGGGCCACCCAGAAGAACAGGATGTCATACCCGGTCTCCATCACGGAAGTCGGATAGAAGTAATCAAGGTCCGGGGTCTCATCAGGCCAACCCAAAGTGGAGAAAGGCCACAGCCCTGAAGAAAACCAGGTATCCAGCACATCCGGGTCCTGGTGGATATTCTTGCTGCCGCAATGGATGCACTCGGTCGGATCTTCACGGGTCACGGTCATCTCTCGGCAGTCATCGCAATACCATACCGGAATCCTGTGTCCCCACCAGAGCTGGCGGCTGATGCACCAGTCCTGCAGGTTCTCCATCCAGTTGAAATAGACTTTCTTGAAGCGTTCAGGGATGATCTCAATTCGGCCATCCTTCACAGCATCCAACGCGGCCTTGCCCATATGTTCGATATCAATGAACCACTGCGTGGAGACCATCGGTTCAATGATCTCACCACCCCGCTGAGAGCGAGGCACCTTCATCATATAGGGCTCCACCTTGATGACCAGCCCAGCCGCTTTCATATCGGCCCAAAGCTTCTTCCGGGCCTCAAAGCGATCCAGACCCTCATATGCGCCGCCCTCTTCATTGATGGTGGCGTTCTTATTGAGCACATTGATCGAGGCCAGGTTATGCCTTGCACCAATCTCATTGTCATGTGGGTCATGCGCCGGGGTGATCTTGAGCGCACCGGTGCCGAACTCGCGGTCCACATAATCATCAGCGATCACGGGGATTTCCCGTCCCACCATCGGTACAACCACCTTCTTGCCCACCAGGTGCCCATAGCGCTCATCTTCGGGGTGCACGGCCACAGCCGTATCGCCCAGGATCGTTTCAGGCCGGGTGGTCGCCACCGGGATGAACTCATCGCTCCCCGCAACCATATATTTGAAGTAAAACAGTTTTCCCGGTTCTTCAGAGTATTCCACTTCCAGGTCCGACACAGCCGTCATCAAGCCTGGCGACCAGTTGATCATCCGCGGGCCGCGATAGATCCAGCCTTTTTCATACAACCGCACAAAAGCTTCCCGCACGGCCTTCGAGAGCCCCTCATCGAGGGTGAAGCGTTCTCTGGTCCAGTCACAGCTTGCGCCCAGGCGGCGGATCTGCTTGGTGATGATGCCGCCAAACTTCTCCTTCCAGGCCCAAATTTCTTCCAGGAATTTCTCACGGCCCAGTTCTTCGCGGCTGGTTCCCTTGCTCACCAGCATCTTTTCCACCTGCAACTGAGTGGCAATGCCGGCATGGTCCACACCAGGCACCCACAAAGCCGGATCCCCGAGCATGCGGTGATAGCGGATCATCAGGTCCTCCAGCGAAACGAACATCGCATGCCCCAAGTGCAGGCTGCCGGTGACGTTGGCGGGAGGAATGGAGATCACGAAGGGTTTAACCTTCGGATCAAAACCAGGCTTGTTGGGGTCGTTGCTGGGTTCAAAATAACCCTGATCCCACCACCACTGGTAAAGTTTGCTCTCGGTTTCAGTAAAATCATAAGTTTTAGGCAGTTCTTTAGCCATAAGGTCCATCCTCCAAACACGATAAATTAAAATAAAAGCCCTCTCATCCAGAGGACGAAAGGGGAATCTTCCGCGGTACCACCTCAATTCGCTGTAACGCACAGCGCTCTCATTCCGGACAATCATCCGGTCACGCGCTAACGGGCGCACCCGTGCTGGTCTAATAACCTATTGGCTTTCTTCAGCAGATTAACCAGAGTGACTTCGATCGTTATTACCGGTGGCGGCTCTCAGCCCTGACCAACCTTCTCTTTCCGGGTGGACAATCTACTATTCTCCGAAAGGTTTTAACACCGCTCTGATTATAATAATAATTAATTCCTAAGTCAATCTACTTTATCTTCAGGATTCTCTAATAGCAATTTTGACTGAATCCAGGTCAACATGTATTTCAGTCATTCCATGATAGATTACAGGCACAATTTCTATCTCATTCGCACGCGTAATACTTTTCAGATCAGGCAAACCTTCCTTTAGCAATATCAAATCCTTACCCTTGACAACCTCAATTTCTAACTTTGGAATTATTGTGCCAAGAGAAAGTCCCTTTTCACTCTTATATCTACGGATAGCTGATGCGATTGAAACTATTTGTATCCCCAATTCCAGATATTCAGGGCTGGAAAATTCTTCATCAACTTCCGGCCAAGTGGAAGTATGAATAGAAGACGGATTTTCAGGATCATCGAATAGGGATTGGTAGATCGCCTCAGTCACATGGGGCATGAATGGCGTAAATAACTTAACCAACGAGAACAACACCTTACTCAATGTGAACTTTGCAGGCTCGGTTATATCTTCATCATCAGAGTAAAGTCTTCCTTTAGCCATTTCCAAATAGTTGTCGGAGAATCCCCATAAGAATTTCTCAATTTCAGTTTTAGCTAAGGCATAATCATAATGATCCATCGCTAACGTCACTTGATTAATCAATTCATTGAGCTTAGCCAAAATCCAACGATCCGCACCGGTCAAATTTTGAGGTTGAGATTCACCCATCGGAGCCAAAATGAACTTTTGACTAAAACGAGCCAGGTTCCAAAGCTTATTTACCAATTTTTGGCCAACTTTGACCTTTTCCTCGCTGATAATTGCATCCTTCCCCGTGCCCGTACTTGCTGCCCAATAACGAACAGCGTCTGCAGAATACTTCTCCAACATTTCCATCGGAGGCATCGGTCCCCCACCTCGACTCTTGCTGATCTTTCCCATTCCCTCTCCGGCGATTCCCCAACCAGAAATCATCACATCCTTCCAAGGCAATTTCCCAAAGTGGTACCAGGATTTTACAATTGTGTAAAAGGCCCAAGTCCGAATAATCTCATGCGCCTGTGGACGAAGTGTCATTGGAAATAGACTTTGAAATAGATCATCATCCGAATTCCAATGAGTCGCGATTTGAGGAGATAAGGATGAAGTCGCCCAGGTGTCAAGCACATCCACTTCTGGGAGATAGCTCATACTCCCGCAGGTAGGACATGGCCCATCCGGTTTATCTATCAATGGGTCAATAGGTAATCTTTCAGGATTCGGAAGTAAGACTTCACCACAATCCTTGCAGTACCAAATTGGAAATGGTACTCCATAAAATCTTTGACGGGAAATACACCAGTCCCAGCTCAAATTTTCAACCCATGAGATATAACGCTTCTTCATGTAATCTGGATGCCATTGAAGTTGTTCACCTAATTCTAGCCACAGTTGTTTTTCATCTAAGAGGCGTACAAACCATTGCCAACTCGTATGATACTCAACAGGCACATCATCCCGCTCATGCGCCCTCAGCATCTGGGAGGTCGGTTTTCGATCCAATAACAACCCCTGTTTTTCGAGGACTGATTTGATATCCTTTCTAGCTTCAATCACAGATCGACCCGCAAAAACGCCAGCTGCTTCTGTCATTTTCCCTTCCCGATCAATTGCCTCGATCAAGGGCAGGTCATAAGCGCGCCACCAGTGGATATCCGTTTGATCTCCGAATGTGCAGCACATTACAATTCCAGTTCCAACTTCAGGAATTGCTTGAGGATCGGCCAATATCGGTACTTTTTGCCCAAATAGGGGCACAATCACTTTGTTTCCCACAATGTCGCCATATCGGTCCTCAGCTGGATGTATAAAAACTGCGACACATGCAGGCAGCAATTCTGGGCGTGTAGTAGCGATTGGGATCGAACCGCCATTTTCCAGGTCAAATCTGAGGGTGACAAATTCACTCTCATTCTCAATATCAACCAGATCTGCCTGTGCGATGGCGGTTTGACATTTAGGGCACCAGATTGAAGGTGCGATTTGCCGATAAACCAGCCCTTTTTCGTATAAGTCCAAGAATGATTTCTGCGATATCTTCCGAGCATCTTCTCCAATCGTCCGATAAGAGTACCGCCAATCAATGGACAGGCCTAATCGCTGCCATAACTGACGATATACAGCCTCTTCCTCATCACTCGTTTCGAGACAGGCGTCAATAAATTCTCTACGCCCCATTTCCCGGGCTGTTTTGCCCAGCTTTCTTTCAACTAGATGCTCTGTGGGCAAGCCATTATCATCGAAACCCATCGGATAGAAGACCTTATGCCCTCTCATCCTAAAATAACGGGCCATAAAATCTACATGGCTATATGAATAAATATGCCCCAGATGCAGCTTACCCGATACAGTTGGCGGCGGTGTATCAATACTATATATCGATTTCACATTGTCTTGATCAAAATGATAAACACCATGATCCTCCCAAAACTGCTGCAATTCAGGTTCCATTGTCTTTGGGTCATAATGCTTGTCCATTGGAGCTACTCCTATCTTTTAAAATAAAAATCCTTCCATCCCAGAGGACGAAAGGGGAATTTTCCGCGGTACCACCTCAATTCGCTGTAACGCACAGCGCTCTCATTCCGGACAATCATCCGGTCACGCGCTAACGGGCGCACCCGTGCTGTTCTAATCACCTATTGGTTTTCTTCAGCAGATTGCTGCGGCGACTTCGATTGCCGCCAAATCCCGGGGACGCTTCCAGCCTTGTGGCATCCTTCTCTGGCGGTTGGTTCGGCACTCTCTTTCCGCAGATTGTTCTAAATATTATAATCAAGATTGTGTTTATTTACAAATAATGCAACACGAAAAAAGCACCGGAAATCCGGTGCTTTTCATTAATCTAATATTCGATACGTTTACCGTCCCATTGAGACGACCTGGTCCTCCCAGCGGTGCCAGCCCGAGAATTTATCCTCGATGATCTTGCGACCCTCGCCAGGGGCTTCCAGCCCGGCCAGTTCCAGATCGGCATCCACCATGATCCGGACCAGCTCGTGGAACTTGATCTTGGGTTCCCATTTCAGCAGCTTCTTTGCCTTGCTGATATCCGCTTCAAGGAAATCCACCTCGGTCGGGCGGAAATAACGCGGATCAATCTTGACATAATCATGCCAATCCATATCGGCATAGCCAAACGCTTCATCCAGGAAATCTGAAATTTTATGTGCTTCACCTGTGCCAACCACATAATCCTGAGGATTATCCTGCTGGAGCATCATCTGCATCATCTCAACGTACTCTGGTGCATAACCCCAGTCCCGGCGGGACTCCAGGTTACCCAGATAGAGATGTTTCTGCTTGCCGGCTTTGATGTTGGCCAGTGCCATGGTGATCTTGCGGGTCACAAAGGTCTCACCGCGGCGAGGTGATTCATGGTTGAAAAGAATCCCATTGACGGAGTACATGCCATAGCCTTCGCGGTAATTATTGGTGATCCAATAAGCGTAGAGTTTGGCAGCAGCATAGGGGCTGCGA
This Chloroflexota bacterium DNA region includes the following protein-coding sequences:
- a CDS encoding valine--tRNA ligase codes for the protein MAKELPKTYDFTETESKLYQWWWDQGYFEPSNDPNKPGFDPKVKPFVISIPPANVTGSLHLGHAMFVSLEDLMIRYHRMLGDPALWVPGVDHAGIATQLQVEKMLVSKGTSREELGREKFLEEIWAWKEKFGGIITKQIRRLGASCDWTRERFTLDEGLSKAVREAFVRLYEKGWIYRGPRMINWSPGLMTAVSDLEVEYSEEPGKLFYFKYMVAGSDEFIPVATTRPETILGDTAVAVHPEDERYGHLVGKKVVVPMVGREIPVIADDYVDREFGTGALKITPAHDPHDNEIGARHNLASINVLNKNATINEEGGAYEGLDRFEARKKLWADMKAAGLVIKVEPYMMKVPRSQRGGEIIEPMVSTQWFIDIEHMGKAALDAVKDGRIEIIPERFKKVYFNWMENLQDWCISRQLWWGHRIPVWYCDDCREMTVTREDPTECIHCGSKNIHQDPDVLDTWFSSGLWPFSTLGWPDETPDLDYFYPTSVMETGYDILFFWVARMIMDGLEFTDEAPFHTVYLHGLIRDENGQKMSKTKDNVIDPLEVMDELGTDALRFTLLVGSSPGKDTNLSLKKVEANRNFANKLWNAGRFIIRNMDAIPAKPEGGPEWTAADSWIWARMKTLSETVNRLFETYQFGEAGRQIYDFFWGEFADWYLEISKDQIAEGGDRAFYTVQTLVRVLDTCLRFLHPFTPFVTEALWGHLKEACEETSNLLAPKGGWEEALIVAKWPEIEPVEGWEEAAVADFSLIQEMIRAIRNIRAEYKVQPAHKIACTISAGEKLAVIEAQKQTFVSLAGLDQENLSIVKDALEPSDDRITLVITPVEITIPLAGLVDVEAERERLAKELAEAEAQIERLEKLLNSPFAQKAPATVVEKERAKLAEYQETAERLKLQLG
- a CDS encoding valine--tRNA ligase, whose translation is MDKHYDPKTMEPELQQFWEDHGVYHFDQDNVKSIYSIDTPPPTVSGKLHLGHIYSYSHVDFMARYFRMRGHKVFYPMGFDDNGLPTEHLVERKLGKTAREMGRREFIDACLETSDEEEAVYRQLWQRLGLSIDWRYSYRTIGEDARKISQKSFLDLYEKGLVYRQIAPSIWCPKCQTAIAQADLVDIENESEFVTLRFDLENGGSIPIATTRPELLPACVAVFIHPAEDRYGDIVGNKVIVPLFGQKVPILADPQAIPEVGTGIVMCCTFGDQTDIHWWRAYDLPLIEAIDREGKMTEAAGVFAGRSVIEARKDIKSVLEKQGLLLDRKPTSQMLRAHERDDVPVEYHTSWQWFVRLLDEKQLWLELGEQLQWHPDYMKKRYISWVENLSWDWCISRQRFYGVPFPIWYCKDCGEVLLPNPERLPIDPLIDKPDGPCPTCGSMSYLPEVDVLDTWATSSLSPQIATHWNSDDDLFQSLFPMTLRPQAHEIIRTWAFYTIVKSWYHFGKLPWKDVMISGWGIAGEGMGKISKSRGGGPMPPMEMLEKYSADAVRYWAASTGTGKDAIISEEKVKVGQKLVNKLWNLARFSQKFILAPMGESQPQNLTGADRWILAKLNELINQVTLAMDHYDYALAKTEIEKFLWGFSDNYLEMAKGRLYSDDEDITEPAKFTLSKVLFSLVKLFTPFMPHVTEAIYQSLFDDPENPSSIHTSTWPEVDEEFSSPEYLELGIQIVSIASAIRRYKSEKGLSLGTIIPKLEIEVVKGKDLILLKEGLPDLKSITRANEIEIVPVIYHGMTEIHVDLDSVKIAIRES
- the gmd gene encoding GDP-mannose 4,6-dehydratase, with product MKTALITGITGQDGSYLAEMLLHKGYEVHGLIRRASTFNTRRIDHIYKDPHGNGHKVNLFLHYGDVTAPDSLLDVIYNVKPDEVYHLAAQSHVRVSFDMPEYTGDVTALGTVRILEAIRKAGMKSRFYQASSSELFGSSKPPQSEETPFRPRSPYAAAKLYAYWITNNYREGYGMYSVNGILFNHESPRRGETFVTRKITMALANIKAGKQKHLYLGNLESRRDWGYAPEYVEMMQMMLQQDNPQDYVVGTGEAHKISDFLDEAFGYADMDWHDYVKIDPRYFRPTEVDFLEADISKAKKLLKWEPKIKFHELVRIMVDADLELAGLEAPGEGRKIIEDKFSGWHRWEDQVVSMGR